A section of the Amycolatopsis sp. AA4 genome encodes:
- a CDS encoding TetR/AcrR family transcriptional regulator, protein MKDQVKADARAEFGAARIARTEALVVAAARELFLEHGYAATALTQVARRAGVAPRTVYVRFGTKAALFRRVIDEALVGDAEPIDVAHRPRAQDAMTAATLAERLNALADVTVGIADRAGALLEVAVQAEGAEPEIAEAAQSGRRETARLCKEFWSRAAQDGLLSSTVDIEQFASTTDALLCADTMVHLRRVKGWAAAEYGRWLRTALVALSEASG, encoded by the coding sequence ATGAAGGACCAGGTCAAGGCCGATGCCCGGGCGGAGTTCGGGGCCGCCCGGATCGCGCGGACCGAGGCGCTCGTCGTGGCCGCGGCGCGGGAGCTGTTTCTGGAACACGGCTACGCGGCCACCGCGCTGACGCAGGTCGCGCGGCGGGCCGGAGTCGCGCCGAGGACGGTGTACGTCCGCTTCGGGACCAAGGCGGCGTTGTTCCGACGAGTCATCGACGAAGCGCTCGTGGGGGACGCGGAGCCGATCGACGTCGCGCACCGGCCGCGAGCCCAGGACGCGATGACCGCCGCGACTTTGGCGGAACGGCTGAACGCGCTCGCGGACGTCACGGTCGGAATCGCGGATCGTGCCGGAGCTTTGCTGGAGGTCGCGGTACAAGCTGAAGGAGCGGAGCCGGAAATCGCTGAGGCAGCGCAGTCCGGGCGGCGGGAGACAGCACGGCTGTGCAAGGAATTCTGGTCCCGCGCGGCACAGGACGGCCTTCTTTCGTCCACTGTGGACATCGAGCAATTCGCGAGCACCACGGACGCCCTGCTGTGCGCGGACACGATGGTGCATCTGCGGCGCGTCAAGGGCTGGGCCGCGGCGGAATACGGCCGCTGGCTGCGAACGGCGCTGGTTGCCCTGTCCGAGGCGTCCGGATAG
- a CDS encoding haloacid dehalogenase type II, whose product MDIEVLVFDVLGTLVDEPAGIRAGIRKFAPSLADPEVEDLLSVWQKHVEREQGRIVAGERPYVASDVIDREAAQAVADAVGAGDAAELALAARQLPPWPDTIDGLARLAERFPLVGLSNASRTVLLDLCANAGLRWHTVLSAENARTYKPAPDVYRLAVDVAGREPERLLMVAAHAWDLRGAQDAGFRTAYVSRPVGDPPAPADRFDLRADGLADLADQLGRGRG is encoded by the coding sequence ATGGACATCGAGGTGCTCGTGTTCGACGTGCTCGGCACGCTTGTCGACGAACCGGCCGGAATCCGGGCAGGGATCCGGAAATTCGCGCCCTCGCTCGCTGACCCGGAGGTCGAAGACCTGCTTTCGGTGTGGCAGAAGCACGTCGAGCGGGAGCAGGGCCGCATTGTCGCCGGGGAACGGCCGTACGTCGCGAGTGACGTCATCGACCGGGAAGCCGCGCAGGCCGTCGCCGACGCTGTCGGTGCCGGCGATGCCGCGGAGCTGGCGCTCGCGGCTCGGCAGCTGCCGCCGTGGCCGGACACCATTGACGGGCTCGCCCGCCTCGCCGAACGATTCCCGCTGGTCGGACTGTCCAACGCGAGCCGGACCGTCCTGCTCGACCTGTGCGCGAACGCCGGACTGCGCTGGCACACCGTGCTGTCCGCCGAAAACGCCCGCACCTACAAGCCGGCTCCGGACGTCTACCGGCTCGCCGTCGACGTCGCCGGCCGCGAGCCGGAGCGACTGCTGATGGTCGCCGCGCACGCCTGGGACCTGCGCGGGGCGCAAGACGCCGGGTTCCGGACCGCGTACGTCAGCCGTCCGGTCGGCGATCCGCCCGCCCCCGCCGACCGGTTCGACCTGCGGGCCGACGGCCTCGCGGACCTCGCCGACCAGCTCGGACGCGGTCGCGGCTGA
- a CDS encoding helix-turn-helix domain-containing protein — protein MADILPFHQRRAPARDDEAEPLWREVLGRSLRSARENQGERLVDVAERAGISPQYLSEIERGRKEPSSEMIAAVTGALGVNLTGLLSGIVGDLRRISVVGPRPARRPAGPVLMAA, from the coding sequence ATGGCGGACATCCTTCCTTTCCACCAGCGCCGCGCCCCCGCCCGGGACGACGAGGCGGAACCCCTGTGGCGCGAGGTCCTCGGCCGCAGTCTCCGCTCCGCCCGGGAAAACCAGGGCGAGCGGCTCGTCGACGTTGCCGAGCGGGCCGGGATCTCGCCGCAGTACCTGTCCGAGATCGAGCGCGGCCGGAAGGAACCGTCGAGCGAGATGATCGCCGCGGTGACCGGCGCGCTCGGGGTCAACCTGACCGGCCTGCTGAGCGGAATCGTCGGCGACCTGCGGCGGATCAGCGTCGTCGGACCGAGGCCTGCGCGGCGTCCGGCCGGGCCGGTGCTGATGGCGGCTTGA
- a CDS encoding ClpP family protease: protein MSTYTIPNVVTRSPGGERIMDVYSHLLSERIVYLGTAIDSGVANALIAQLLFLESDNPEQEINLYINSEGGDPAAMLALYDTMRFIKAPVATTCVGQAVATGAVLLAAGAAGRRSVLPHARVVLHQPAAQGRGTIPDLILQADEVIRVRTQLEEITSRHTGHDVAELRHDTDRDRVFDAAGAVEYGLADQVIEARP from the coding sequence ATGAGCACCTACACCATCCCGAACGTCGTGACCCGCAGTCCCGGCGGCGAGCGGATCATGGACGTCTACTCGCATTTGCTGTCGGAACGGATCGTGTACCTGGGAACGGCGATCGACTCGGGCGTCGCGAACGCGTTGATCGCACAGTTGTTGTTCCTGGAGTCGGACAACCCGGAGCAGGAAATCAACCTGTACATCAATTCCGAGGGCGGCGACCCGGCGGCGATGCTGGCGCTGTACGACACGATGCGCTTCATCAAGGCCCCGGTGGCGACGACCTGCGTGGGCCAGGCGGTGGCGACAGGCGCGGTGCTGCTCGCCGCCGGCGCCGCTGGCCGCCGCTCGGTGCTGCCGCACGCGCGCGTGGTGCTGCATCAGCCGGCCGCGCAGGGCCGCGGGACGATCCCGGACCTGATCCTGCAGGCGGACGAGGTGATCCGGGTCCGGACGCAACTGGAGGAGATCACGTCCCGGCACACCGGCCACGACGTCGCGGAGCTGCGCCACGACACCGACCGAGACCGGGTTTTCGACGCGGCCGGGGCGGTGGAGTACGGGCTGGCGGATCAGGTGATCGAAGCTCGCCCGTGA
- a CDS encoding ClpP family protease, with amino-acid sequence MTNESTPPMFDQRLRERFLSQRVLVLDGVLDDDNGTVLATQMLSLAGEDPVKDIALWIHSPGGSVPSMLAIRDVMRLVPCDVSTLALGLACSAGQFLLSAGTPGKRFALPHARILMHQGSAGIGGSAVEVEVQADDLRYTRDTVLGLTAQDTGQPFDRIFADSLHDRWYTAAEAKDYGFIDQIVDRLEQVVPVRTHAMGLGVRA; translated from the coding sequence ATGACCAACGAATCGACTCCGCCGATGTTCGACCAGCGGCTTCGGGAACGGTTCCTGAGCCAGCGGGTCCTCGTACTGGACGGCGTGCTCGACGACGACAACGGGACGGTCCTCGCGACCCAGATGCTGTCGCTGGCCGGCGAGGACCCGGTCAAGGACATCGCGCTGTGGATCCACTCGCCCGGCGGTTCGGTCCCGTCGATGCTCGCGATCCGCGACGTGATGCGGCTGGTGCCCTGCGACGTGTCGACGCTCGCGCTCGGGCTGGCCTGCAGCGCCGGGCAGTTCCTGCTGTCCGCGGGCACTCCCGGGAAGCGATTCGCCCTGCCGCACGCGCGAATCCTGATGCACCAGGGATCCGCGGGAATCGGCGGCTCGGCCGTGGAGGTCGAGGTGCAGGCCGACGACCTGCGGTACACGCGGGACACCGTGCTGGGCCTCACCGCGCAGGACACTGGACAACCGTTCGACCGCATTTTCGCCGATTCCCTGCACGACCGGTGGTACACCGCCGCGGAGGCGAAGGACTACGGCTTCATCGACCAGATCGTCGACCGCCTGGAGCAGGTCGTGCCGGTGCGCACGCACGCGATGGGCCTGGGGGTACGCGCATGA